The following proteins are co-located in the Onychomys torridus chromosome 6, mOncTor1.1, whole genome shotgun sequence genome:
- the Cers2 gene encoding ceramide synthase 2: MLQTLYDHFWWDRLWLPVNLTWADLEDKDGRVYAKASDLYITLPLALVFLIIRYFFELYVATPLAALLNVKEKTRLRASPNVTLEHFYLTSGKQPKQVEVELLSRQSGLSGRQIERWFRRRRNQDRPSLLKKFREASWRFTFYLVAFVAGMAVIVDKPWFYDLRKVWEGYPIQSIVPSQYWYYVIELSFYWSLLFSIASDVKRKDFKEQIIHHVATIILLSFSWFANYVRAGTLIMALHDSSDYLLESAKMFNYAGWKNTCNNIFIVFAIVFIITRLVIMPFWILHCTLIYPLELYPAFFGYYFFNSMMAVLQMLHIFWAYFILRMAHKFITGKVVEDERSDREETESSEGEEAAAGAGAKGRLLANGHPILNNNHPKND; encoded by the exons ATGCTCCAGACCTTGTATGACCACTTCTGGTGGGACCGACTATGGCTGCCTGTGAACTTGACCTGGGCTGATCTAGAAGACAAAGATGGCCGTGTCTATGCCAAAGCCTCAGACCTCTACATCACACTTCCCCTGGCCTTGGTCTTTCTCATCATTCGATACTTCTTTGAGCT TTATGTGGCTACACCCCTGGCTGCCCTCCTGAATGTTAAGGAGAAGACCCGACTACGAGCGTCTCCCAATGTCACCTTAGAGCATTTCTACCTGACCAGCGGCAAGCAGCCCAAGCAG GTGGAGGTAGAGCTTTTGTCCCGGCAGAGTGGGCTGTCTGGCCGCCAGATAGAACGCTGGTTCCGCCGCCGCCGCAACCAAGACAGGCCCAGCCTTCTCAAGAAGTTCCGGGAAGCCAG CTGGAGATTCACGTTTTACCTAGTTGCCTTTGTGGCTGGTATGGCTGTCATTGTGGAT AAACCCTGGTTCTATGACTTGCGGAAAGTTTGGGAGGGATATCCCATACAG agcATCGTCCCTTCTCAGTATTGGTATTATGTTATTGAACTCTCCTTCTACTGGTCCCTGCTCTTCAGCATTGCCTCCGATGTCAAGCGAAAG GATTTTAAGGAACAAATCATCCACCACGTGGCCACCATCATTCTCCTTAGCTTCTCCTGGTTTGCCAATTACGTGCGAGCAGGGACCCTCATCATGGCTCTGCATGATTCTTCTGACTACCTGCTGGAG TCTGCCAAGATGTTCAACTACGCGGGATGGAAGAACACCTGCAATAACATCTTCATTGTCTTCGCCATTGTCTTCATCATCACCCGACTCGTTATCATGCCCTTCTG GATCCTGCACTGCACGCTGATCTACCCGCTGGAGCTCTACCCCGCCTTCTTTGGCTATTACTTCTTCAATTCCATGATGGCAGTGCTGCAGATGCTGCACATCTTCTGGGCCTACTTCATTTTGCGCATGGCCCACAAGTTCATAACTGGAAAG GTGGTAGAAGATGAGCGCAGCGACCGGGAGGAAACTGAGAGCTCAGAGGGGGAGGAGGCTGCAGCGGGGGCGGGAGCAAAGGGCCGGCTCCTAGCTAATGGCCATCCCATCCTCAATAACAACCATCCTAAGAATGACTGA